A DNA window from Terriglobales bacterium contains the following coding sequences:
- a CDS encoding DUF2071 domain-containing protein, producing MNQILHTVAHRPWPLPARPWVIRFTWHDLLFAHWPVEPAAIRDMVPRPLELDLLDGCAWIGAVPFRMTGVRLRCLPAIPGTASFPEVNVRTYVRAGGRPGVYFFSLDAANWLACRMARAWYRLPYFHARMSMDLQNDVLLYRSSRREGLRPAEFRARYRPVSAPRRAPPGSLEHWLTERYCLFTTGSSGRILMGEIHHVPWPLQDAEAEIETNTLAQAAGILLPDTVPLLHFAKRLEVVVWPPHSLPDSA from the coding sequence GTGAACCAGATCCTCCATACGGTTGCCCATCGCCCCTGGCCGCTCCCGGCACGGCCCTGGGTCATCCGCTTCACCTGGCATGACCTGCTGTTCGCTCACTGGCCGGTGGAGCCTGCGGCCATTCGCGACATGGTTCCGCGACCGCTCGAACTCGACCTGCTCGACGGCTGTGCCTGGATCGGCGCGGTTCCCTTCCGCATGACCGGCGTGCGGCTGCGCTGTCTGCCGGCCATACCCGGCACAGCGAGTTTCCCGGAGGTGAACGTGCGCACGTACGTGCGGGCCGGCGGCCGGCCTGGCGTCTACTTTTTCAGCCTGGACGCCGCCAATTGGCTGGCCTGCCGCATGGCACGCGCCTGGTACCGGTTGCCCTACTTCCACGCCCGCATGTCGATGGACTTGCAGAACGACGTCCTACTCTACCGGTCTTCGCGCCGTGAAGGTCTGCGTCCGGCGGAATTCCGTGCGCGCTACCGCCCGGTATCCGCGCCGCGCCGGGCGCCACCCGGCAGTCTGGAGCACTGGCTGACCGAGCGCTACTGTCTGTTTACAACCGGCTCGAGCGGCCGAATCCTGATGGGCGAAATTCACCATGTGCCCTGGCCGCTTCAGGACGCCGAAGCGGAAATCGAAACCAACACTCTGGCCCAAGCAGCAGGAATCCTCTTGCCGGATACGGTTCCCCTGCTCCACTTCGCAAAGCGGCTGGAGGTGGTGGTGTGGCCACCGCACTCCTTGCCGGATTCTGCCTAA
- a CDS encoding DUF393 domain-containing protein, with the protein MYRFHAYSVTPYRPVAGWVAYDGDCGVCQLLLRLVGPALRRQGFVFETLQAPWMAARLHISYGVAPDDLLKEMRVLTADGHELAGADAVVFLARRIWWLWWLWALACVPGMRPLLRVGYRWFARHRHRISRRLGYSECRVEEHPARSRIA; encoded by the coding sequence ATGTACCGGTTCCATGCCTATTCCGTCACCCCTTACCGGCCGGTCGCCGGCTGGGTGGCCTATGACGGCGATTGTGGCGTGTGCCAGCTTCTGTTGCGGCTGGTGGGTCCCGCGCTCCGCCGGCAGGGCTTCGTCTTCGAGACGCTGCAGGCGCCGTGGATGGCGGCGCGCCTGCACATTTCCTACGGGGTAGCGCCGGACGACCTGCTGAAGGAAATGCGCGTGCTCACCGCGGACGGGCACGAACTGGCGGGTGCGGACGCAGTCGTTTTCCTGGCCCGCCGCATTTGGTGGCTGTGGTGGTTGTGGGCGCTGGCCTGCGTGCCGGGTATGCGGCCGCTGTTGCGCGTCGGCTATCGCTGGTTCGCGCGCCACCGTCACCGTATTTCACGGCGCCTGGGCTACAGCGAATGCCGGGTCGAAGAGCATCCGGCGCGCTCGCGCATTGCGTGA
- a CDS encoding MarR family transcriptional regulator, whose product MALLTPVTRKFVVHWGEMGTRWGINRTVAQVHALLWVSPRPLHAEEITEALSVSRSNVSTSLRELQAWGIVRVVHVLGDRRDHFETMKDVWEMFQVIVDERKRREIDPTVQILRECVTEAEAAGSGEAHARKRLSDMLDFCETITNWYDTLRRMPTTAMARFLKSAGSAKKLLTLAR is encoded by the coding sequence ATGGCTCTGCTCACACCGGTCACGCGCAAGTTCGTCGTCCACTGGGGCGAGATGGGCACGCGCTGGGGCATCAACCGGACCGTGGCCCAGGTGCACGCGCTGCTCTGGGTGTCACCCCGCCCGCTGCATGCCGAGGAGATCACCGAAGCGCTTTCGGTTTCGCGCTCCAACGTCTCCACCAGCCTGCGCGAGCTGCAGGCCTGGGGCATCGTGCGGGTGGTGCACGTGCTGGGCGACCGCCGCGATCACTTCGAGACCATGAAGGACGTCTGGGAGATGTTCCAGGTGATTGTGGACGAGCGCAAGCGGCGTGAGATCGACCCCACAGTGCAAATCCTGCGGGAGTGCGTGACGGAAGCCGAGGCCGCGGGCTCCGGGGAGGCCCACGCCCGCAAGCGCCTGAGCGACATGCTCGACTTCTGCGAGACCATCACCAACTGGTACGACACCCTGCGCCGCATGCCGACCACGGCCATGGCGCGCTTCCTGAAGTCAGCGGGGAGCGCAAAGAAGCTACTTACGCTGGCGAGGTGA
- a CDS encoding MarR family winged helix-turn-helix transcriptional regulator, with the protein MKSQPPTPSLPCLCAGLRRAARALTQIYDAALRPTGLRATQFTVLQALSLTGEVQQGALGRMLALDTTTLTRTLGILQRNGWIENRPGMDRRAKLVRLTRAGEGQLRRAWPCWEALQDRLRQSLGNGRWHQLLHAANDLPGRIAHSTMEKEMS; encoded by the coding sequence ATGAAGAGCCAGCCACCGACCCCTAGCCTGCCTTGCCTGTGCGCCGGTCTTCGCCGTGCCGCGCGTGCGCTCACGCAGATCTATGACGCCGCGTTGCGTCCCACCGGCCTGCGCGCCACCCAGTTCACCGTCTTGCAGGCCCTTTCCCTCACCGGGGAGGTACAGCAAGGCGCACTGGGCCGGATGCTCGCCTTGGACACCACCACACTCACCCGCACCCTGGGGATCCTGCAGCGGAATGGTTGGATCGAGAACCGGCCGGGGATGGACCGGCGGGCAAAGCTGGTGCGGCTGACAAGAGCGGGCGAAGGCCAACTCCGGCGCGCTTGGCCCTGCTGGGAGGCGCTGCAAGACAGGCTGCGTCAATCGCTAGGGAACGGTCGCTGGCACCAACTGCTGCATGCTGCCAACGACCTGCCGGGCAGGATCGCTCATTCCACCATGGAAAAGGAGATGTCATGA
- a CDS encoding FAD-dependent thymidylate synthase: MPSPEAPPVPASSPVSGEKASGVNVFAVFGAEPEVQAYAMAKYSRSALSMKESLREINEQKAEKFLNTFYFQYGHRSIADLAHIALAIERLSILAAITVADEQRWDGQERSTRYQDFKASGYHTPDFSGDAEAAALYRETIETLFREYEQFSEGMWRYLEERVPKPAEMKPEQYERTLRARAFDLTRYFLPLATNTSLGQIVNARTLESQVSRLLSHTHAEVRQLGELLKQAAREPAYSVHQESLQKLVAEIRAVDPALAERAAQELLKEVRAAPTLVKYAEANPYLVQTRRELRQAAAQVMKGVELARVNPVELLEDDPLDVELAATLLYAHCHYPYKQVRRQVESLSGQQRQDIIDLGVRHRGKHDELLREFASGQKLRFDILMDIGGFRDMHRHRRCIQVMQGFTTQHGYETPEEIGLAGFRPRYDAAMQRAAKAAATLAGRSAAEAAESAQYVIPLAYRCRCLFKMDFAEAVYISELRTTPAGHYSYRNVAWEMFRCVERRYPALARYFRVTDVREPVDLLKR; the protein is encoded by the coding sequence ATGCCCTCCCCTGAAGCACCGCCGGTCCCGGCTTCTTCCCCCGTTTCAGGCGAAAAAGCTTCCGGCGTCAACGTGTTCGCGGTCTTCGGCGCCGAGCCCGAGGTACAGGCCTATGCTATGGCCAAGTACTCGCGCTCGGCGCTCTCCATGAAGGAATCCCTCCGCGAGATTAACGAGCAGAAGGCGGAAAAGTTCCTCAACACCTTCTACTTCCAGTACGGACACCGCTCCATTGCTGACCTGGCGCACATCGCCCTGGCCATCGAGCGGCTTTCCATCCTGGCCGCCATCACGGTAGCCGACGAGCAACGCTGGGACGGTCAGGAACGCTCCACCCGCTACCAGGATTTCAAGGCCTCCGGCTACCACACGCCCGACTTTTCCGGCGACGCCGAGGCTGCCGCCCTCTATCGCGAGACCATCGAGACCCTGTTCCGCGAGTACGAGCAGTTCTCCGAAGGCATGTGGCGGTACCTGGAGGAGCGCGTCCCCAAGCCCGCGGAGATGAAGCCGGAGCAGTACGAGCGCACCCTGCGCGCGCGGGCCTTTGACCTGACTCGCTACTTCCTGCCGCTGGCCACCAACACTTCCCTGGGCCAAATTGTGAACGCGCGGACGCTGGAGTCGCAGGTCTCGCGCCTGCTCTCCCACACGCACGCCGAAGTACGCCAGCTCGGCGAACTGCTCAAGCAGGCGGCGCGCGAACCCGCCTACAGCGTCCATCAGGAATCGCTTCAGAAACTGGTGGCGGAGATCCGGGCGGTCGATCCCGCGCTGGCCGAGCGCGCCGCGCAGGAACTCCTGAAGGAGGTCCGGGCCGCTCCCACGCTGGTGAAGTACGCCGAAGCCAATCCCTACCTGGTCCAGACGCGGCGCGAGTTGCGCCAGGCCGCCGCCCAGGTCATGAAAGGCGTGGAGCTGGCCCGGGTGAACCCAGTGGAGCTGCTGGAGGACGATCCGCTCGACGTCGAGCTGGCCGCCACCCTGCTCTACGCCCATTGCCACTATCCCTACAAGCAGGTGCGGCGGCAGGTGGAATCGCTCAGCGGCCAGCAGCGGCAGGACATCATCGACCTGGGGGTGCGTCACCGCGGCAAACACGACGAATTGCTGCGCGAGTTCGCCTCCGGGCAGAAGCTGCGCTTCGACATCCTGATGGACATCGGCGGCTTCCGCGATATGCACCGCCACCGCCGCTGCATCCAGGTCATGCAGGGCTTCACCACGCAACACGGCTACGAGACGCCCGAGGAGATCGGCTTGGCCGGGTTCCGTCCCCGCTACGACGCCGCCATGCAGCGGGCCGCGAAGGCTGCGGCCACGCTCGCCGGCCGCTCGGCCGCCGAGGCCGCGGAGAGCGCCCAGTACGTCATCCCGCTGGCCTATCGCTGCCGCTGCCTGTTCAAGATGGATTTCGCCGAGGCCGTGTACATATCCGAACTGCGCACCACGCCTGCCGGCCACTACTCTTATCGCAACGTGGCTTGGGAGATGTTTCGCTGCGTGGAGCGGCGCTATCCGGCGCTCGCCAGGTATTTCCGCGTTACCGATGTGCGCGAACCGGTCGACCTGCTGAAGCGATAG